Sequence from the Aerococcus tenax genome:
TATTGAATTCTTCTCAACGGCTTTTGACTTTGAGTCAGCGGATTACCTATATGACCTGATGGATATTTATAAAATTTCTTCATCAGATTTATCCAACCTGCCTTTTATTAAATACCAAGCAGAAAAAGGAAAAACTATCCTCTTATCAACCGGGGCTTCAAGTATGGATGAAATTCACCAAGCTGTTGAAACCATTGAATCCACTGGCAATAAGGATATTGTCATTATGCACTGTGTCTTAGAGTACCCAACCCCCTTTGAAGACGCTAACTTAAACGTTATTTCCAGTCTGATTAAGGAATTTCCTGACTATGTGATCGGCTACTCTGACCATACCCGTCCGGATCCACAAATGGATGTCGTCAAAACGGCTGTGGCCTTAGGGGCTAAAGTTATCGAGAAACACTATACTTTAGATAAGACCTTGCCAGGTAATGACCATTACCATGCCATGGACCCTGACGACATGAAAGTCTTGAAAGAAGGCCTCGAATTCCAAATGAAGGTAAGAGGGCAAGCGGTTGCTGACTTAGAGGCTCAAGCAGCGGCTCGGAAAAACGCACGACGTTCTATCGTTCTTACCCAAGATGTCAAAGCAGGAACAATCTTAACTGAAGACATGCTAACCTTTAAACGTCCTGGTACGGGAATTGCTCCTGGAAAGGTGAAGGAAGTTATTGGTAGAAAGGTTAACCAAGATCTTGCCGAAGACACGACTTTAATGGAAGATATGTTAGAAAAATAGTATAGATGTTGATTAATAACCTAGGGTTTATGCTAAGGCATGACTTTAGGTTTTTTGTTAATAGAGGAAAAGTATGATTCAATTAATTTTATTTACACTATCAACTTTTGGTTATGTTACTGGCGCCATTCGATTTTTAAAGCTTAATAAATATTTTTCCTGGATTTTGGTCATGATCTCCCAAAGTCTTTTCTTATATTTAGCGGCCTTGGCGAACTTATTGCTGCCTACTCTGTGGGCGACTTATTTATTAGGCTTTTT
This genomic interval carries:
- a CDS encoding N-acetylneuraminate synthase family protein, which encodes MGIHEVLKEQGYYVIGEIGVNYYDIAKENGTTPMEAAKLMIDKAKESGMDAVKFQTYKAETIASKFSPSYWDTSEEATTSQYELFKKFDSFGYDEYKELADYCKQVGIEFFSTAFDFESADYLYDLMDIYKISSSDLSNLPFIKYQAEKGKTILLSTGASSMDEIHQAVETIESTGNKDIVIMHCVLEYPTPFEDANLNVISSLIKEFPDYVIGYSDHTRPDPQMDVVKTAVALGAKVIEKHYTLDKTLPGNDHYHAMDPDDMKVLKEGLEFQMKVRGQAVADLEAQAAARKNARRSIVLTQDVKAGTILTEDMLTFKRPGTGIAPGKVKEVIGRKVNQDLAEDTTLMEDMLEK